The Meriones unguiculatus strain TT.TT164.6M chromosome 1, Bangor_MerUng_6.1, whole genome shotgun sequence genome has a segment encoding these proteins:
- the Poglut3 gene encoding protein O-glucosyltransferase 3 isoform X1 produces the protein MHRVRRALLLRLPLALLVAAGAGARVSAPRSLAWGPGLQAAAVLPVRYFFLQSVDSDGRNLTSSPPGQTQFKVAVKSLSPRESARIYVPKPLDRNDGTFLVRYRMHETVHEGLRIEILYGGEHVAQSPYTLKGPVYHEYCDCPEEDPHVWQKTLSCPAKEPQIEQDFSSFPSISLQQMLKEVPKRFGDERGAVVHYTVLNNRIYRRSLGKYTDFKMFSDEILLSLARKVTLPDLEFYINLGDWPLEHRKVNDTPSPIPIISWCGSLDSRDIILPTYDVTHSTLEAMRGVTNDLLSVQGNTGPSWINKTEKAFFRGRDSREERLQLVQLSKENPQLLDAGITGYFFFQEKEKELGKAKLMGFFDFFKYKYQVNVDGTVAAYRYPYLMLGDSLVLKQESPYYEHFYGALKPWKHYIPIKRNLSDLLEKVKWAKENDEEAKKIAKEGQLAARDLLQPPRLYCYYYRVLQKYAERQASKPTVRDGMEPVPQPDDSGSICQCHRKLPEREEL, from the exons ATGCACCGCGTCCGGCGGGCCCTGCTGCTGCGGCTGCCGCTCGCCCTGCTGGTGGCCGCGGGGGCCGGGGCGCGAGTGAGCGCGCCGCGGAGCCTGGCGTGGGGCCCGGGGCTGCAGGCCGCCGCCGTCCTGCCCGTGCGCTACTTCTTCCTGCAGTCGGTGGACTCGGACGGCCGGAACCTCACCAGCTCGCCGCCAG GTCAAACACAGTTCAAAGTAGCAGTAAAATCCCTTTCACCTAGAGAGTCAGCCCGTATTTATGTCCCTAAACCTTTGGACAGAAACGATGGAACATTTTTGGTGAGGTACAGGATGCATGAGACGGTCCATGAAGGCCTCAGGATAGAGATCCTTTATGGTGGCGAGCATGTGGCTCAGTCTCCCTACACCCTGAAAG GACCCGTGTACCACGAGTACTGTGACTGTCCAGAAGAGGACCCTCACGTCTGGCAGAAAACTCTGTCCTGTCCGGCCAAGGAACCACAGATCGAGCaggatttttcttccttccccagcATCAGTCTCCAGCAGATGCTGAAGGAAGTCCCCAAAAGATTTGGGGACGAGCGGGGTGCTGTTGTTCATTACACAGTTCTCAATAACCGCATCTACCGGAGGTCTTTGGGGAAATACACAGACTTCAAAATGTTCTCTGATGAAATTTTGCTGTCGCTGGCAAGGAAG gTCACCCTCCCAGATTTAGAATTTTATATTAACCTGGGAGATTGGCCGTTGGAGCATCGAAAGGTCAATGACACCCCCAGCCCTATACCTATCATTTCGTGGTGTGGCTCCTTGGATTCAAGGGACATTATCCTTCCCACGTATGATGTCACCCACTCCACACTTGAAGCAATGAGGGGTGTCACAAATGATCTCCTCTCTGTTCAGGGAAATACAG GGCCTTCCTGGATCAATAAAACAGAGAAAGCTTTCTTCCGAGGTAGAGATAGCCGGGAAGAGAGGCTGCAGTTGGTACAGCTGTCCAAAGAAAATCCACAGCTGCTAGATGCAGGAATTACAGGATATTTCTTTttccaagagaaagaaaaagagcttgGAAAAGCCAAGTTGATgggtttctttgatttctttaag TACAAGTACCAGGTGAATGTGGATGGGACTGTGGCCGCATACAGGTACCCATACCTCATGCTTGGGGACAGCCTGGTTCTGAAGCAGGAGTCTCCATACTATGAACACTTCTACGGGGCTCTGAAGCCTTGGAAACACTACATTCCCATTAAAAGAAACCTCAGTGATTTACTAGAAAAGGTGAAATGGGCCAAG GAAAACGATGAAGAGGCGAAGAAGATCGCGAAAGAAGGGCAGTtagctgctagggacctgctccAGCCGCCCAGGCTTTACTGCTACTATTATAGAGTACTGCAG AAATATGCTGAGCGCCAGGCCAGCAAGCCCACGGTCCGTGATGGAATGGAACCTGTTCCCCAGCCAGATGACAGCGGGTCCATTTGCCAGTGCCACAGGAAGCTTCCAGAGAGGGAAGAGCTTTAA
- the Poglut3 gene encoding protein O-glucosyltransferase 3 isoform X2, translating to MHETVHEGLRIEILYGGEHVAQSPYTLKGPVYHEYCDCPEEDPHVWQKTLSCPAKEPQIEQDFSSFPSISLQQMLKEVPKRFGDERGAVVHYTVLNNRIYRRSLGKYTDFKMFSDEILLSLARKVTLPDLEFYINLGDWPLEHRKVNDTPSPIPIISWCGSLDSRDIILPTYDVTHSTLEAMRGVTNDLLSVQGNTGPSWINKTEKAFFRGRDSREERLQLVQLSKENPQLLDAGITGYFFFQEKEKELGKAKLMGFFDFFKYKYQVNVDGTVAAYRYPYLMLGDSLVLKQESPYYEHFYGALKPWKHYIPIKRNLSDLLEKVKWAKENDEEAKKIAKEGQLAARDLLQPPRLYCYYYRVLQKYAERQASKPTVRDGMEPVPQPDDSGSICQCHRKLPEREEL from the exons ATGCATGAGACGGTCCATGAAGGCCTCAGGATAGAGATCCTTTATGGTGGCGAGCATGTGGCTCAGTCTCCCTACACCCTGAAAG GACCCGTGTACCACGAGTACTGTGACTGTCCAGAAGAGGACCCTCACGTCTGGCAGAAAACTCTGTCCTGTCCGGCCAAGGAACCACAGATCGAGCaggatttttcttccttccccagcATCAGTCTCCAGCAGATGCTGAAGGAAGTCCCCAAAAGATTTGGGGACGAGCGGGGTGCTGTTGTTCATTACACAGTTCTCAATAACCGCATCTACCGGAGGTCTTTGGGGAAATACACAGACTTCAAAATGTTCTCTGATGAAATTTTGCTGTCGCTGGCAAGGAAG gTCACCCTCCCAGATTTAGAATTTTATATTAACCTGGGAGATTGGCCGTTGGAGCATCGAAAGGTCAATGACACCCCCAGCCCTATACCTATCATTTCGTGGTGTGGCTCCTTGGATTCAAGGGACATTATCCTTCCCACGTATGATGTCACCCACTCCACACTTGAAGCAATGAGGGGTGTCACAAATGATCTCCTCTCTGTTCAGGGAAATACAG GGCCTTCCTGGATCAATAAAACAGAGAAAGCTTTCTTCCGAGGTAGAGATAGCCGGGAAGAGAGGCTGCAGTTGGTACAGCTGTCCAAAGAAAATCCACAGCTGCTAGATGCAGGAATTACAGGATATTTCTTTttccaagagaaagaaaaagagcttgGAAAAGCCAAGTTGATgggtttctttgatttctttaag TACAAGTACCAGGTGAATGTGGATGGGACTGTGGCCGCATACAGGTACCCATACCTCATGCTTGGGGACAGCCTGGTTCTGAAGCAGGAGTCTCCATACTATGAACACTTCTACGGGGCTCTGAAGCCTTGGAAACACTACATTCCCATTAAAAGAAACCTCAGTGATTTACTAGAAAAGGTGAAATGGGCCAAG GAAAACGATGAAGAGGCGAAGAAGATCGCGAAAGAAGGGCAGTtagctgctagggacctgctccAGCCGCCCAGGCTTTACTGCTACTATTATAGAGTACTGCAG AAATATGCTGAGCGCCAGGCCAGCAAGCCCACGGTCCGTGATGGAATGGAACCTGTTCCCCAGCCAGATGACAGCGGGTCCATTTGCCAGTGCCACAGGAAGCTTCCAGAGAGGGAAGAGCTTTAA